In Carassius auratus strain Wakin chromosome 39, ASM336829v1, whole genome shotgun sequence, a genomic segment contains:
- the LOC113058018 gene encoding glutamate receptor 2-like — MPKQLCSQFSRGVYAIFGFYDKKSVNTITSFCGTLHVSFITPSFPLDGNQQFIIQMRPDIKGPLLSLIEYYKWDKFAYLYDSDRGLTTLQVVLDTAAEKKWQVTAINVGNMKDEKKDEAYRSLFQDLENKKERRVILDCEQDKVKDIMEQVITIGRHVKGYHYIIANLGFVDGDLSKIQYGGANVSGFQIVDFDDPLVSKFDQRWEALEEKEYPGADSKIRYTSALTYDAVQVMTEAFRYLHKQRIDISRRANTGDCLANPAVPWAQGVEIERALKQVRVDGLTGNIQFDQYGKRVNYTVNVMELKSNGPVKIGYWNEVDKMVVTKSDLFPNDTMGLENKTVIVTTILEAPYVMLKKNADLFVDNERYEGYCVDLAAEIAKHCGFKYQLKIVGDGKYGARDAETKIWNGMVGELVYGKADIAVAPLTITLVREEVIDFSKPFMSLGISIMIKKPQKSKPGVFSFLDPLAYEIWMCIVFAYIGVSVVLFLVSRFSPYEWHTEEYEDGQIQTNESTNEFGIFNSLWFSLGAFMRQGCDISPRSLSGRIVGGVWWFFTLIIISSYTANLAAFLTVERMVSPIESAEDLAKQTEIAYGTLDSGSTKEFFRRSKIALFDKMWTYMKSAEPSVFVKTTAEGVMRVRKSKGKYAYLLESTMNEYIEQRKPCDTMKVGGNLDSKGYGIATPKGSSLRTPVNLAVLKLSEQGTLDKLKNKWWYDKGECGSKDSGSKEKTSALSLSNVAGVFYILVGGLGLAMLVALVEFCYKSRAEAKRMKWQRMHRILIPLPRRIHRILPLIRKGTTYMGSKV, encoded by the exons ATGCCTAAACAAC TCTGTTCTCAGTTCTCAAGAGGAGTTTATGCTATTTTTGGATTTTATGACAAAAAGTCTGTGAACACAATAACGTCGTTCTGCGGGACTCTTCACGTCTCTTTCATCACACCAAGCTTTCCCTTGGATGGAAATCAGCAGTTTATCATTCAGATGCGACCAGACATCAAAGGACCTCTCCTGAGTCTCATTGAGTACTACAAATGGGACAAGTTTGCCTACCTGTACGACAGTGACCGAG GACTTACTACACTCCAAGTTGTGCTGGACACAGCAGCAGAGAAGAAATGGCAGGTGACCGCCATCAACGTGGGCAACATGAAGGATGAGAAAAAGGATGAAGCATATCGCTCACTCTTCCAGGACCTAGAAAACAAGAAGGAGCGGAGAGTCATCCTTGACTGTGAACAGGACAAAGTTAAAGATATCATGGAACAG GTCATAACTATTGGCAGGCATGTGAAAGGATATCACTACATCATAGCGAACCTG GGTTTTGTGGATGGAGATCTTTCAAAAATCCAATACGGTGGAGCCAATGTGTCAGGCTTTCAGATTGTGGATTTCGATGACCCCCTGGTATCTAAATTTGACCAGCGCTGGGAAGCCCTGGAGGAAAAAGAATATCCTGGAGCTGACAGCAAGATACGg TACACTTCAGCACTGACGTATGACGCAGTTCAGGTGATGACTGAGGCCTTCCGTTACCTGCACAAACAGCGAATTGACATATCCCGCAGAGCTAACACTGGGGACTGTCTGGCCAATCCTGCTGTACCATGGGCACAAGGGGTGGAGATTGAGCGTGCTCTAAAACAG GTGAGAGTTGACGGTCTCACTGGTAACATTCAGTTTGACCAGTATGGAAAGAGGGTAAATTACACCGTCAATGTCATGGAACTGAAAAGCAATGGACCAGTTAAG ATTGGCTATTGGAATGAAGTTGATAAAATGGTTGTGACAAAGTCTGATCTCTTCCCAAATGATACAATGGGGCTGGAAAACAAGACTGTGATTGTCACCACTATTCTA GAAGCGCCGTATGTAATGCTAAAGAAGAATGCTGACCTTTTTGTGGATAATGAAAGATATGAGGGGTACTGTGTGGACTTGGCAGCCGAAATAGCAAAACACTGTGGATTTAAATATCAGCTGAAAATAGTTGGAGATGGCAAATATGGAGCCAGAGATGCAGAGACGAAGATCTGGAATGGAATGGTTGGAGAATTGGTTTATGGG AAAGCTGACATAGCAGTGGCTCCACTGACTATCACTTTAGTCAGAGAAGAAGTCATTGACTTCTCAAAGCCATTCATGAGTTTGGGCATCTCCATCATGATCAAGAAGCCTCAGAAATCCAAGCCTGGGGTTTTCTCATTCCTGGACCCTCTGGCCTATGAGATCTGGATGTGTATCGTGTTTGCCTACATCGGTGTAAGCGTGGTGCTTTTCCTGGTCAGTCGTTTCAGTCCATACGAGTGGCACACAGAGGAATATGAGGATGGCCAGATACAAACCAATGAGTCAACCAACGAGTTTGGGATTTTCAATAGCCTTTGGTTCTCTCTTGGAGCCTTCATGAGACAAGGCTGTGATATTTCACCAAG GTCTCTTTCTGGCCGCATAGTTGGAGGAGTCTGGTGGTTTTTCACCCTGATCATAATTTCATCCTACACGGCTAACTTGGCTGCCTTCCTAACAGTGGAGAGGATGGTGTCTCCAATTGAGAGTGCAGAGGACTTAGCAAAGCAAACAGAGATTGCTTATGGAACTTTAGACTCTGGTTCAACAAAAGAGTTTTTCAGA CGTTCCAAAATCGCTCTTTTTGACAAAATGTGGACGTATATGAAAAGTGCAGAGCCCTCTGTATTTGTGAAGACGACAGCAGAAGGTGTAATGCGGGTGAGGAAGTCCAAGGGGAAGTATGCATACCTCCTGGAGTCCACCATGAATGAGTACATCGAGCAGCGCAAACCTTGTGACACTATGAAGGTCGGAGGAAACCTGGACTCCAAAGGCTACGGCATCGCCACCCCCAAAGGATCCTCATTAAG AACGCCAGTAAACCTTGCAGTATTGAAACTCAGTGAGCAAGGCACCTTAGACAAGCTGAAAAACAAATGGTGGTACGATAAAGGTGAATGTGGATCCAAGGACTCTGGAAGTAAG GAGAAGACCAGTGCTCTTAGCCTGAGCAATGTGGCTGGAGTCTTCTACATCCTGGTGGGCGGCCTGGGCCTGGCCATGCTGGTGGCCTTGGTCGAGTTCTGTTACAAGTCCCGAGCCGAGGCCAAGCGCATGAAGTGGCAAAGAATGCACAGAATATTAATCCCACTTCCTCGCAGAATTCACAGAATTTTGCCACTTATAAGGAAGGGTACAACGTATATGGGATCGAAAGTGTAA